In the Phycisphaerales bacterium genome, one interval contains:
- the ahcY gene encoding adenosylhomocysteinase, producing the protein MSTAPQAPTDTTNINFLDTELPLMSDAPFKVADLSQEVVDFGRKEIKLAEHEMPGLMALREQYADSAPLKGARITGSLHMTIQTAVLIETLTALGADVRWASCNIFSTQDHAAAAVAVGPNGTPENPSGIPVFAWKGETLPEYWWCCLRALDWGNNKGPTMLLDDGGDATLLVHQGLELHKTKKIADPSTAESEEFSTVLHLLRDMNQLSPDFWMHNASEIIGVSEETTTGVHRLYQMANDKTLLFPAINVNDSVTKSKFDNLYGCRHSCVDGIMRATDIMLSGKVAVVCGYGDVGKGCAQSLRSQGCRVKITEIDPICALQAAMEGYEVVKLDDVVGDTDLFVTATGNKDVIRADHMVRMKHNAIVGNIGHFDNEIDIAGLSTEVGGKKTNIKPQVDEWKFPDGHSIIVLAEGRLLNLGCATGHPSFVMSNSFTNQVLAQLELHANHTNYENQVFTLPKKLDERVARLHLEKLGVNLTELTPEQASYIGVEVQGPYKPEYYRY; encoded by the coding sequence GTGAGCACTGCACCTCAAGCACCTACGGATACGACCAATATCAACTTTCTTGACACAGAACTTCCACTGATGTCCGACGCGCCCTTCAAGGTGGCAGACCTGAGCCAGGAAGTGGTGGACTTTGGGCGTAAAGAAATCAAGCTTGCTGAACATGAGATGCCAGGCCTGATGGCCCTGAGAGAACAGTACGCTGACAGTGCGCCACTCAAAGGTGCTCGCATTACTGGCTCGCTTCACATGACCATTCAAACGGCGGTGCTGATCGAGACACTCACAGCATTGGGCGCAGATGTTCGTTGGGCAAGCTGCAACATCTTTTCAACGCAAGACCATGCCGCTGCAGCCGTGGCTGTGGGCCCAAATGGAACACCCGAGAATCCGAGCGGCATACCAGTGTTTGCATGGAAAGGCGAGACACTGCCAGAGTACTGGTGGTGCTGTCTCCGAGCATTGGATTGGGGTAATAACAAAGGCCCAACAATGCTGCTAGATGATGGTGGTGACGCAACATTACTGGTCCACCAGGGTCTAGAGCTACATAAAACGAAAAAAATTGCAGATCCCTCTACAGCAGAGAGCGAAGAGTTTTCTACTGTGCTCCACTTACTACGGGATATGAATCAATTATCGCCTGATTTCTGGATGCATAACGCTTCGGAAATTATTGGCGTTTCTGAAGAGACCACGACAGGCGTCCACAGGCTTTACCAGATGGCCAATGACAAAACGCTGCTCTTCCCAGCAATAAACGTCAACGACTCTGTCACGAAGAGTAAATTCGACAACCTCTACGGCTGCCGACACTCCTGCGTAGATGGAATTATGCGAGCGACGGATATCATGCTTTCCGGTAAGGTCGCTGTGGTCTGCGGATATGGCGACGTTGGGAAGGGCTGTGCACAGTCACTTCGCAGCCAAGGCTGCCGTGTCAAGATCACTGAAATAGATCCTATCTGCGCATTGCAGGCTGCAATGGAAGGCTATGAAGTCGTCAAACTTGATGACGTCGTTGGGGACACCGATCTCTTTGTAACGGCCACTGGAAATAAAGACGTGATTCGCGCCGATCACATGGTCCGCATGAAACACAATGCAATTGTTGGCAACATTGGTCACTTCGACAATGAAATCGACATTGCTGGCCTAAGCACAGAGGTTGGCGGCAAGAAGACCAATATCAAGCCACAAGTAGATGAATGGAAATTCCCTGATGGCCATTCCATCATCGTGCTCGCCGAAGGGCGTCTCTTAAATCTTGGCTGCGCGACAGGCCATCCAAGCTTTGTGATGAGCAATTCATTCACGAATCAGGTATTGGCTCAGTTAGAACTACACGCCAACCACACGAACTACGAAAACCAAGTCTTTACACTGCCCAAGAAACTCGATGAACGAGTGGCGCGTCTGCATTTGGAAAAACTCGGTGTTAACCTGACTGAGCTCACACCTGAGCAGGCCTCATACATCGGCGTCGAGGTGCAAGGCCCCTATAAACCTGAGTACTACCGCTACTAA
- a CDS encoding rhodanese-like domain-containing protein, with product MAAMLIERFEVPGLAHYSYAIGCTKAGAIMVVDPERNIKGYLKFAAEQKVQITHILETHIHADFASGAKALSEATGAELLLSAYDQDEQFEVSFEHTPIEDGFELTIGPVRLVAMHTPGHTPEHMSYLLYDRDRSDQVPMIILSGDFLFVGSLGRPDLLGQEATKGLAKALYRSVQRARTELPDGLEINPGHGAGSSCGAGLGGRPVSTLGFERIANPYLDPNLTEELFVEKLLAALPPAPPYYPRMKALNAAGPAILKELPGTALLSVDQVSSLADQGATILDIRDQHAFAQGHIPGALSVGQGGGFVTWAPWVVPYDKPIVLVTDGRLDTTSLRENLVRVGLDDVRGSLDGGMSAWQAADRPVDCNQIIDAQALYDQIESAKAPQVLDVRTDAEYEQGHIQDAQSISLQTLAQRLDEMPSTDTPLVVTCGGGYRSAIAISLLMQCGHSQICDLAGGMNAWRIADLPVQAGPPKMPTGMPAG from the coding sequence ATGGCGGCCATGCTTATTGAGAGATTTGAGGTACCTGGCCTCGCACACTATTCGTATGCCATCGGTTGCACCAAAGCAGGTGCAATCATGGTTGTTGACCCTGAACGTAATATTAAAGGCTACCTCAAGTTTGCTGCTGAACAGAAAGTTCAGATCACACACATACTTGAAACGCATATTCATGCTGACTTTGCATCTGGCGCAAAAGCACTCAGTGAAGCCACAGGCGCTGAACTGCTTCTGTCTGCCTATGACCAAGACGAGCAATTCGAAGTCAGCTTTGAGCACACTCCAATTGAAGATGGATTTGAGCTCACGATTGGTCCCGTCCGTTTGGTAGCGATGCACACACCGGGGCACACACCCGAACACATGAGCTATTTGCTCTACGATCGGGACCGCTCAGATCAGGTGCCAATGATTATTCTCTCGGGAGACTTCCTCTTCGTTGGCTCGCTAGGCCGACCAGATCTCTTGGGACAAGAAGCCACCAAAGGCCTGGCCAAGGCACTCTATCGTTCTGTCCAACGAGCCAGAACGGAGCTGCCTGATGGACTCGAAATTAATCCAGGACATGGAGCGGGCTCCTCATGTGGTGCTGGCCTTGGCGGCCGCCCCGTCTCGACACTTGGCTTTGAGAGAATCGCCAACCCGTATCTCGATCCAAATCTGACAGAAGAACTCTTTGTCGAAAAACTCCTTGCAGCGCTGCCACCAGCGCCACCCTATTACCCCCGGATGAAGGCCCTCAATGCTGCTGGGCCCGCGATTCTCAAGGAACTCCCAGGAACAGCGCTGCTCAGTGTTGATCAAGTGAGCTCCCTTGCAGACCAGGGTGCCACCATTCTGGATATTCGTGACCAGCATGCATTTGCGCAGGGACATATCCCAGGGGCACTTTCAGTTGGGCAAGGGGGCGGGTTTGTGACGTGGGCCCCATGGGTCGTTCCCTACGACAAACCCATTGTCTTGGTCACAGATGGGCGTTTGGATACCACTTCGCTACGAGAGAATCTTGTGCGCGTCGGCTTAGATGACGTGCGAGGCTCCCTCGACGGAGGAATGAGCGCCTGGCAAGCAGCTGATCGCCCTGTTGATTGCAATCAGATCATTGATGCTCAGGCACTTTATGACCAGATTGAATCAGCCAAAGCACCACAAGTGCTCGATGTCCGTACTGATGCGGAATATGAGCAGGGCCACATTCAAGACGCCCAGAGCATCTCACTACAGACTCTTGCTCAACGCCTCGATGAAATGCCATCAACTGACACGCCATTAGTCGTTACCTGTGGCGGCGGTTACAGAAGCGCCATCGCCATAAGCCTGTTGATGCAATGCGGTCACAGTCAAATCTGCGACCTGGCTGGGGGCATGAATGCCTGGAGGATTGCAGATCTTCCTGTGCAAGCCGGGCCTCCAAAAATGCCGACGGGCATGCCCGCGGGCTAG
- the rpsD gene encoding 30S ribosomal protein S4 has translation MARYLGPKVKLSRRVGVPIADIPKHTTKRQLTGNGMHGFRGRRPKDYGIRLIEKQKLRFHYHLLEKQFRRYVDKAGRQKGNTGQNLLQLLEARLDNIVRRSGFARTIWSARQVVTHGHVLVNGHKVDRPGYELKPGDIVSIREKSGKMVRDNMESLAGHIVPDWLAVNPKELSTVVQSTPIADQLPFDINTNLIVEFYR, from the coding sequence ATGGCAAGGTATCTCGGCCCCAAAGTCAAACTCTCGCGTCGCGTTGGTGTTCCCATCGCAGATATCCCTAAGCACACGACAAAGCGTCAGCTTACCGGCAATGGTATGCATGGCTTTCGTGGTCGTCGGCCAAAGGACTACGGCATCCGTTTGATTGAGAAACAGAAGCTTCGCTTCCACTATCACTTGCTTGAGAAACAATTCCGTCGATATGTCGACAAGGCTGGCAGACAAAAGGGCAACACTGGCCAGAACCTCCTGCAACTTCTTGAGGCTCGCCTCGATAACATCGTTCGCAGGTCAGGTTTTGCTCGGACCATCTGGTCAGCTCGTCAAGTCGTGACCCATGGCCATGTCCTCGTGAATGGTCACAAGGTTGATCGTCCCGGTTATGAGCTAAAGCCTGGCGACATTGTCTCTATTCGTGAAAAATCGGGCAAAATGGTTCGAGACAACATGGAATCTTTGGCAGGGCATATTGTGCCTGATTGGCTGGCAGTCAATCCCAAGGAGCTATCGACAGTGGTGCAGTCCACCCCGATTGCTGACCAACTTCC